The DNA window ATGCGCCGCCCGGCCTCGCTGCACCCAAACGACGACCTGTACACCGCGCTCTTGAAGTTCGTGGACACGGACTATTCGCAACTCCCGGTCCTCGACGTAGACGATCCCACCAAGGTGCTCGGATTGCTGCAACGCCAGGACGTCTTCCAGGCCTATTCCGAGACCATCCGCAAGCTCAAGGAAGAAGACTGACAGGCCGCCCCAAAAGCACCGTCTGCCGCGTTGCCGCGAAAGCGCCGCCCCCTTGCGTATTGTAATACGCGTCGGGCCCGGCGCTTTCTTGCGCCTTGCATCCGGCGCCTTTGGAACGGCCTGCGCACCGAACTCCGTTTGGCTGGAGGAGGCTCTGCCTCCTCCAAACCTCCACCGCCAGGGGCTGAGCCCCCTGGACCCCGCGATTCGCTTCGCAGCCATCGCTGGCAAAGCCAACCACCGTGCGGCGGTGAAACGCCCCCTGAACCCTGCTTTTCAGCGTCCGTCGGCGCGCGGGTTTGCGGTTTCTGTTGACAGACGGCCGCGATTGCCCTTTTCTTCTGGGCGATCGGCAGCGTGTCGCGCGACCAAAAGCCGATCATCGTCCAGACAACCCGGGAATCGTACGCCCATGTCCAGATCGTGGATCAGAAAACGCAAGCAGCAGTTCATCCGAGACGTGCTGCGCGACTTCTGCAAGGCCGCAAAGGCCCTTGAAGAACAGTTCCGCCGTTTCGACCAGCACGGAAGGCTCGATTTCGCCGTGCTCAAGAACCTGCTCGGCGACGAAAGCAACAAGGGTCTCCTGTGGCGCCTCAAGGACACCGCCCACCACGTCTTCCGCTCGGACAAGGAGCCGCGCCTGGTGGGGCAGTTCCTGGACTGGAGCGTGGGCTACATCTTCCACGAGACTGTAAAACTCAAGGAAGACGCCTACCAGCAACAGACCTACGGTCCCTGGTTCCGCGACATGCAATCGCAGAACCTGCCGCGCGAAGAATCTGTCATCTGCCAGGAGCTCTACGAGGTCATCAAGCAGACGCGGCAGAGCATGGAGCGAGAAATCAAGCGTATCCGGTTCATCATGTTCCATTGCAGACGACTCTTCCCCATCTATCTTGAGCCGCACCGCGACAACGCGCTTCTGGCACGCTTCCTGTTCGAGGAGGAAGGACTCGTGGCCCAGGTATTCGGCGAGAGCGCCGAGGATCTCTTACGCGCCATCTACGGCGAGGAGCGCGAGGCCATGTACCTTCTGGCCGCGCAGAGCCTTCGTCGCGGCGGCTGGATGGAGAAGGCTTCCGAGGCGCTGGCCAGGGCGGGAACCCCCGGCAGGGAAAACGATATGGTCTTGCAGGAACGCGAGATTGTTGATACATGGATTAGACGGCTCAAAGTCTGAGCTGGCGTCAGGTACATCAACTCAATCTGGAGGAAGGGACAATGAAGCGCTTCGTGATTCTGATGCTGGCACTCGCCCTGGCCGGTATGGTGGGCTGCGCCAGCAAGCAAAAGACGGCCGAGGCCCCCCCCGAGCCGGCCAAGGAAGAAGTCGTGGTCGTCGAGAAGAAGGAAGTGAAGCCTGCTCCGACGGCCATGGAAATCTATGAGATGAACTACCAGAAGCTGCCCACCACGCACACCGTGGTCAAGGGAGACTGCCTGTGGTGCATCGCCGAGCAGGCCCAGATCTACAACGATCCCTTCATGTGGCCGCTGATCTACAAGAGCAACCGCGCCAAGATCACCAAGAGCCCCGATCTGATTTACCCCGGCCAGGTTTTCGACATTCCGCGCACCGGCATGAGCCTTGCGGACATCAAGGACGCCCGCAAGCAGGCCGGAGCTCCCTGGAAGAAACTCGAGCCCGCGGCCACGGCCAACCTGCCCGCCGCCATCCGCCAGGAGCTCGGCTACGGCTTCTAGCCTCGGCGAGACTATTTCATCGACACCGCGCGCGGCGCCCGGAGAAGTCATTCCGGGCGCCGCGCCGTGCTTTTCCCCGCTGGAGACTGGATTTCCACCGTGCCCACACCCCTCGAACGCCTCGTCTAAAACTTCCTCTGTCGCCTTGCCTGCAAACGCCCCCCATGCCAGGGCTTGACCACGGCCGCGTTCCCGGCGACATTGACCCTTCGAACGAACACGGTCCCCCTCCGGCGCCCCTTGCCCCGCGCCTTGGCCCGGGCCGTCCTCCCCATTCCGGAGTAGCCGCATGCCCGTTCCTTCTCGCACATCCCGCAGCGTTCTGGCGTTCACGCTCATCCTCGCGCTTTTCACGACAACCTTGACTGGATGCGCATCCCGGAGCCCCGAGCCCGCTCCGCGCACCCCAAAACGCCCAGCCACGGCCGAACCCGCGCCAAAACCCGGCGACGACGGGTTCGTCACGCCCGCGCCACGGGGCACCTTCCGGCCTTATTCGCAGTTCGGCCGCACCTACCATCCAATGACATCTGTCGAAGGCGGCTTCG is part of the Alkalidesulfovibrio alkalitolerans DSM 16529 genome and encodes:
- a CDS encoding LysM peptidoglycan-binding domain-containing protein gives rise to the protein MKRFVILMLALALAGMVGCASKQKTAEAPPEPAKEEVVVVEKKEVKPAPTAMEIYEMNYQKLPTTHTVVKGDCLWCIAEQAQIYNDPFMWPLIYKSNRAKITKSPDLIYPGQVFDIPRTGMSLADIKDARKQAGAPWKKLEPAATANLPAAIRQELGYGF